DNA sequence from the Sediminibacillus dalangtanensis genome:
TTTATTACCACTTATCTTGACACTTCTTATTCCTTTCTTGAGTAAGTTCAAAGATAAAATCCACACAGGAATTTTTGTCTTTTTCATACCTCTGGGAATATTCATTTTTTTTGTTCGTTTTATCGGAGAGGGTTTTTCTCCGAAACTGGAAAGCTACCCTTGGATTCCTTCCATGGGAATTTCGCTTGATTTCTACCTGGATGGATTGAGTTTATTATTCGTGCTTTTGATCAGTGGAATTGGTGCATTGGTCACTTTGTACTCCATCTTTTACTTACATAAATCGGAAAAACTGGCACACTTCTATGTGTACCTTTTACTATTCATGACCGCAATGCTCGGGGTTGTATTATCAGATAATGTATATGTTCTTTATACGTTTTGGGAATTGACCTCCATTTCATCCTTTTTATTGATTGGGTATTGGAACCATCGGGAAGGCTCCAGATACGGGGCTATGAAGTCAATGCTGATCACTGTATTCGGAGGTCTGAGCATGCTCGGTGCCTTCATGCTTTTACATGTAACAACCGGTGTCACAAGTGTACAGCAGATGATTGGCAGTGTAGATATGATTCTTTCGAGCGACTACCTGCCGCTGATATTGACTTTGCTTTTATTGGGCGCTTTCACTAAGTCGGCTCAATTTCCTTTTCATATCTGGCTTCCGGACGCCATGGAAGCACCGACACCTGTCAGTGCTTATCTTCACTCTGCTACAATGGTGAAAGCAGGTATTTTTCTTGTCGCTCGATTCTCTCCGATTTTCCATGGATATGAATGGTTCTTTATTATCGTGAGTGGGATTGGCATCATCACGTTATGCTGGGCTTCCTACATGGCAGTCAGACAGACTGATTTGAAAGGAATTCTTGCTTTCTCGACAGTCAGCCAGTTAGGTATGATCATGGCGATGCTGGGGTTTGGCACAGAGGCCGCTGTTTTTGCAGCTGTCTTTCATATTTTGAACCATGCCACTTTCAAAGGAAGCTTGTTTATGATCGCCGGCATTATCGACCACGAATCCGGATCACGGGATATTCGCAAACTAGGTGGGCTGATGACGCTAATGCCTATTTCCGCGACGCTTGCCCTGTTTGCTTCGCTATCAATGGCCGGAGTACCACTTCCATTTCTCAATGGGTTCTACAGTAAGGAGCTTTTCTTTGAAAACTCCCTTCATATTGGAGATACCACGTTGTTGATTGCGTCCATCATGAAACAGGCAATTCCTTATCTTGCGGTGTTCGGGAGTATCTTTACATTTGTTTATTCGATGTATTTCTTGTTCGGAACCTTTACTGGAAAACAGAAATTGGAGCAACTACCCAAAAAACCACATGAGGCACCTATCGGCATGCTGATCGCCCCTGCGATTCTTGTATTCGGGGTTATTTTTATCGGACTGTTTCCGAATTTGTTCAATGAGACATTTCTCGCCCACGCAGCCGAGGCAATCAGCGGGGTGGAAACCCATGAGCATATCGTTTATTGGCATGGATTGAAAACGGCATTCTACATGTCTTTAATTGTAGTAGCCTTTGGTACAATCCTATATCTATTCCGTGAAAAGTGGTGGAATATTTACAAGTCTATACCAGGTAATCTGAGTTTTAACAGAGTTTATAATGGCACATTGAAAGGGTTAGACGTTTACACCGCAAAGCTGACCAAGGGCTATATGAATGGATCGCTGCGCAGGTACACTGCTCTGATCATTTCAACTATTTTCGTTGTAACAGGACTAGTGATGGCCGGAACGAACGGTTTCACCTTCAAAACGGATGATCTTGCACCTATCACACTCCCAGAAATCCTTGTAGGAATTATGGTGATAGCTGGTGCAGTTGGTACTATTCTCGCCAAAAATAATGTAGCAGCCATTATCATTCTTGGCGTATCAGGGTATGGGCAGGCATTATTGTTCGTCTTTTACCGGGCACCCGACCTGGCATTGACACAGTTGGTAATCGAAACCATTACAGTAGCCTTGTTGCTGTTGTGTTTCCATCATTTACCGCAGCTGAGCCGCAGAACGGAAAGAGCCGGCTTCCGTCTAACAAATGCAGTCATTGCGGTAGGATTTGGTACATTGATGACCTTGATTGGTATATCGGCACACAGTAGCAAATGGTTCGCTGCGATTTCCGACTACTTCCTGGAAACTTCGCATGATTTAGGCGGCGGAGACAACGTAGTGAATGTGATCCTCGTTGATATGCGTGGACTAGATACACTGTTTGAGATCACTGTCCTGGGTATCGCCGCGTTCAGCATCTACAGCTTGATCAAGCTGCGCAGCAAGGAGGGAAAATAAATTGGAAATTATCATGTCGGTGGTAGCTGGAATTTTATTTGCGGCCGGTATTTATAATTTGCTGCAAAAACAGCTGCTTCGAATTGTAATCGGTACGGTTATTCTTTCGAACGGAGCCCATTTGTTCATTCTGACGATGGGGAAATTGAAACGAGGCGCTCCGCCTGTATTGGAATATGGAATTAGTGACTATGCAGATCCTCTGCCTCAGGCCTTAATTCTGACCTCCATTGTCATCAGTTTCGGTCTGACCAGTCTGCTGCTGGTCCTTTCTTACCGGGCGGCACAAGAAAACAATACAGATAATATGGAAAAATTGAGGGGTAACCATGATGAGTAACTTAGCAGTACTTCCGATTATCATCCCGCTAGTTTCCGGGATTTTATTAGCATTCTTTCATACAAAGACACCGTTTGTACGCCATGCAGCAAAACTGTTGTCCGTGATGAGTACAGGTGTAGCCGCATATGTCTTTTACTACGTACTGCAGAACGGTACCGTGACATTGGAGACCGGAGGCTGGGAAGCTCCTTATGGGATTGTCCTGGTCGCTGACCTGCTGGCGGTCACCTTGGTTTTGACCACCAATGTCATCGGGCTTGCCTGCGTCTTTTATGCGCCTTACTCACTTACTGAGCAGAAGGAAAGGTACTACTTTTATACGTTTTTCTTCCTTTTGATTACAGGCGTTTCTGGCGCATTCCTGACAGGTGACTTGTTCAACTTGTTTGTATTTTTTGAAGTGCTGTTGATGGCTTCTTATGCGCTCATCACGCTGGGGGGAGAAAAAGTCCAGCTCCGTGAATCGATCAAGTATGTGCTAGTCAATCTATTTTCTTCGATTGTTTTTGTCACGACCGTCGCTTTTCTTTACTCTGTATTAGGAACTGTCAACATGGCACAAATGGCTGAAAGGGTGCAGGAAGTAGAGCAACAGGGAATTTTGACGACGATCGGCATCTTGCTGTTCTTTGTATTTGCGACGAAGGCAGCATTGTTTCCGCTCTATTATTGGCTGCCTAAGCCTTATACTGTTCCCAATCCTGTCGTCTCCGCAATGTTTGCTGCACTGTTGACAAAAGTTGGCGTTTACTCGATCATCCGCATGTTCACGCTAGTGTTCATTCACGACACGACTGTGACACATGAACTATTTATTTGGATAGCCGGCTTTACGTTGGTTTTCGGAGCAATTGGTGCTTTGTCAACAAACAACATCAAGCTGATTATCGCCTACAACATTATTCCTGCAGTCGGATTTATGGTGATGGGCATCGGAATCTATAACAAAACGGCGTTAAGCGGATCGGTCTATTATATGATAAGTGACATGATCATCAAAGCAGCATTATTTTTGTTGGCAGGTGCTGTCGCTCACATTGTCGGCACCTCGGATTTACGCAAAATGAAGGGGCTGATTCATCAGCTTCCCCTTCTCGGCTGGCTGTTGTTCATCTCCGCTTTTGTTCTGGCCGGTGTACCCCCGTTCAGCGGATTTATTGGCAAGTTAATGATCATGCAAGGTGGCTTCGCTGATGGAGAGGTAGCCATTGTTATCATTGGTTTATTGTCTAGTCTGTTAATTTTGTATTCGATTATGAAAATATTCGTCCGAGGTTTCTGGGGTGAAAAAGATGAAAACATCACGATCGACAGAAAAACCGCCAACGCATTGACTTGGCCGGTCGCTTTTCTGGTATTTTTCACTGTATTGCTCGGAATCGGAGCAGAAATGTTTTATCCGGTCGTAGATGAAATTTCGAATCAACTAATGAATCCGGAAATTTATATCGATTCTGTTTTTAAGGAGTAAACCTATATGCCTTTTCAAATTTTACTAAACATTTTGATCGCGGTAATGTGGATGTTCATGAGTGAAAGCTACACGTTCTCGACATTTTTTGGCGGTTATTTGATTGGTATCCTGCTCTTACTGGTCCTGCAGCGCTTCATCCCCGACGCATTTTATATGCAACGGGTAGTTAAAGTGTTGAAGTTAATGCTCTTGTTTACCAAAGAGTTGATCCTTTCCAATCTGCAGATTGTCAAGCTGGTTTACAAACCAAAGCTGGATATCACGCCAGGTATATTTGCATTGCCTACAGAACTGAAAAGTGATTGGGAAATCACGCTGCTAGCGAACCTGATTTCTCTCACTCCCGGAACACTGTCGATAGCTGTTTCCGACGATAACAGTTTGATTTATATTCACGCGATGCATATAGACGATACCCAGGAATCCATCCAGGAAATCAAGGACAGCTTTGAAAAAGCGATTATGGAGGTGACCAGATAATATGACGTCCACCGATTTTTACTATATTACAGAAGTTGTCACGTATATATGTTTAATAGCAACCTCTGTTTCGCTAATTCTGTTAATGATCCGCGCGATTAAAGGACCGACAAATCCGGATCGCGCTGTAGCCCTGGATGCGATCGGGATTAATTTAATGGCTCTTGTAGGTCTGATTGCCATATTGCTTGTCACTACAAAATTGAACGATATCGTATTGTTGATTGGTATCTTATTGTTTATCGGTACGATTGCATTGGCAAAATTCATAGAAAAGGGTGTTATCATTGACAGGGACGAGCGTTGATATCTTCATGGATATTCTGATTTCGATATGTTTGCTTGTTGGTACATTTTTCATTTTTTCGACATCCATCGGTTTGTTGCGCTTCCCTGATGTCTATACAAGAATGCATGCTGCTACGAAAGCATCGACACTGGGTATAGCCGGAATTATGATTGGAGCTTTTCTGTTTCTGTATGTCGAACACGGCATATTTAGCGGAAAGTTGATTTTAGGTTTGCTGTTTGTCCTTTTGACCGTCCCTGTATCAGGTCATATGATTTCCAGGGCGGCCCACCGCAGTGGCGTTAAACCATGGGGGGACAAAGTACGCGATGATTATACGGAAGCCATCCGAGCGAAAGAAAATCCAGATCATATGAAATAATAAAAATGACAAAATCAATACCTTGAGGAAATCATCAGCAGTACATAAAATGCTGATGATTTTTTCGTTTACCCGATTTCCAACAAAGGCTCGTTCTCCTGATTCGCCATAAATATAAACTACGACATAATACTGCTGTTTCTTCCTCCTAGTCTTAACAGAATGAGTGCTAATCCAACGCTGCGGAAAGCAGGGTATTTCCGCAGCGTCGAACTTCAACTCAACGAATGTAAGAAGTTAGGAAGACCAATTCAAACTATGTCGCAGTTTATAGCTATTGTGCAGTAGTCACTCTTCGCTTTTTCATTGCAGGATTATTCCATGAATTTTCCTATAGAACAATCGTCGCTTAACTACATATTAAATAATTATGACCCTGAATTGCTTTGGGAGCATGTTTGAAAATGCCCGCTTTTTACCCTGCATGGACTCAGAAGCAGATTAATAAATGTTTCACCGGCAGACAGGCACAATTTCCAACAACCGCACATAGAGTGAAGATATAGGCTATAGCCCACTCTAACGGAGGTGCTTGTTTTTGTCGGGTATATTAAGTGCGTTGGCATATCTCATCAAAGAAACACTGTTCTTTGTATCCTATGTTAAAAACCATGCTTTTCCTCAACCACTCTCTGCTAAAGAAGAAGCATTATATATTGAAAAAATGCAAGAGGGCGACCAGCACGCCAGAGATATGTTGATCGAACATAATTTGCGCTTGGTCGCGCACATAGTAAAAAAATTTGAAAATACCGGGGAAGACACGGAGGATTTGATTTCTATCGGTACAATCGGATTGATTAAAGGAATTGAAAGCTTTTCAGTTGGAAAGGGAACAAAGTTGGCCACTTACGCTGCAAGATGTATTGAAAACGAAATACTTATGCATTTACGAGCATTGAAGAAAACCAAAAAAGATGTGTCTCTCCATGATCCAATCGGCCAAGACAAAGAGGGAAATGAGATCAGTTTGATTGACATTTTGGAAGCAGAAAATGAAGATTTGATAGAATATATCCAATTGAATATGGAAGTGGAAAAAATCAAGGAATACCTTGGGATACTGGATGAGAGAGAAAAGGAAGTAGTGATCAATCGATATGGTCTAAATAATACCAAAGAATTAACACAGCGCGAAATTGCCAAGAAACTGAAAATTTCTCGAAGTTATGTTTCCAGAATAGAAAAACGTGCCCTAATGAAGGTCTTTCACGAGTATTACCGTAAAGAAAGAGGCACATAAAACAGAGAAAGAAGAGAGAATCGATATATAGGAAAAGCAAAAACTTCAGCCGATCCCCTAAGGCGAGTATCTTAATACAGCGATGGCGTCGATTCAATGCTCTTTTCGAAAATGTACCTTGATTACTCTAAGTAATCATTTATAAAAAACCGCATGGCATTGAATGACTTTCCAGTCGATAAATACCATGCGGTTTGTATTATTCCGTTAAACTATTTAACTCCCGTTGCCACTTTTTCAGCAAGACAGCAATCCAACCAGCAGCCACTACGGTTAGGACCAATATAGCCGGCAAAAGGCCGCCGTTATCCATCGGCTCAAGATAGTAATTAATAATCATCCCTAAATAGAAAAAAGCACTAAGCATCAACAGTGTCACCAAGAAACGACCAAAGTCTTCAATCCGCTCCTCGATGAGTTTAGCTTCCTGCTGCTTCATAAGCTGCTTTCCTCCTTCCTGTTGAACAAAGAGCGATTCTACTTGTACTATAACATAGAATCACACGTTTGCCAGGAAGGTAATTGATGGAAAAGCTCAGATTTTTTCTACGATATCGATGATCAAATTTGCGGCATTTGCAGCTGCTTTTTCTAAAAAAGCATCAAAGGATACGGAAGATTCCTTTCCTGCTATATCAGATAAAGACCGAATAACTACAAAAGGTATCTGATAATTGTAAGCAACCTGGGCAATCGCTGCTGCTTCCATTTCTGCCGCAATCATATCAGGAAACTTGTCCCTGGCAAATGCCACACGTTCTTCATCTTGCATAAATGAATCACTGGTAGCTATCAATCCCTTTTTCGTCTGAAGATCGTTCAGTCCTTTTGCTGCCTGGAGCGCTAATTCCACTAATTGTTCGTTCGCTTCATATTTAGGAGGCATTCCGGGAACCTGTCCATATTCATAATCGAAGGCAGTGACATCAACATCGTGATGCGTGACAGAAGTCGATATGACAATATCTCCCACCTCTAGCTCCTGATCAAATCCACCTGCTGTGCCGGTGTTAATGACATGAGTGGGCGCAAACCTTTCGTGTAAAATCGTTGCGGCCATTGCCGCATTTACTTTTCCTATGCCTGACTGAAGTAAAACCACCTCTCGATTTTTCAGTGTACCCTTCACAAACGTACACCCTGCTACCTTAATCGTATCGAGAACGTCCATTTTCCCCTTCAAAAGTTGTACTTCTTCATCCATTGCTCCGATAATGGCAATTGTCATAGTATGGTTCCTCCTGTAACGTTGTTCTTGTTATTGTTCAAAACGGTATTTTTGATCATTTTCTTTTAACACTTCCACCTTGGTTGGTTTCCAGCCCTCGTTTTCCACCCATGTTAGGTAAGTCCGGTATGTTTCCGTCTCATCACTATCGGAAACAGTAGCAATAACTTGCTGGTTGGCACTTCCTCTTTCGACCCACCAGACAATTCGATTGCTGCTTGGTAAATCTGTCGCCAATTCAATGGCTTCCATCATTTCTTCCCAATCCTGCGTACCTTCTTCAAACGTCGTTTCATGCGTCCCCTGCTGTTCCGTACCTACCGGTTTCCAATCTGCGGTGTAAGCTTCTTTTACATTGCTGTCTCCACTCGAATCAACTGTTTCTTTTTCTGCCTCTTGCCCCGTATCATTTTCAGTGGGTTCCGTTTCTTCTTCTTCTGTGTCACCAGTATCCGACTGATTTGTTTCATTCGTTCCGTCTTCATTTTCAATCTTGTCTTCTTCTCCCGTTTCCGTAGCAGAATCCTGCCCCTCTTCAGGTGATACTTCTTGGTTTTCGTTGTTATTTGTGGAATTATCTTCATCCCCACCGCCGAACAGAAAAAAACCAATCAAAACAAGGATCAGTATTCCGCCGGCAATCAAAAGGAAAGTTATCGCTTTTGTGCCTTTTCTTCTTTTTTCAAAACGATTCACCCTAGATGGTGAATGAAATTCATCTGACATGAAAGTACCTCCTTTTCCATCTATCTGCTATTATACTATGGTATTTTGAATTGGACAAAATCATTCTAACCTTCACTCAAGATTATTTTTGTCGAACTTCTTCTACTTTTGGCATATAGGAAGGAGTCCGTGCATAAACATCTAACTAATAAAACAGCGAGTTCAGAAGGGGATGATGCTATTGAAAATTACCAAGTTCGATCAGCAGCTATGGGGGATAACCACCTTCAATGAAGTCGGTTATGATAAAGAACAGAATCTGTTTTCCATTTTCTTTTTAGATGGCACAGAGGTTCAATTTGCTGAAGTGGAAGAGTTGGTCGTCTTCGAGTTCCTGATTTCCCTGAAAAAGGAGGATTTTATCAGAAAAGTGTTTCTTCCCTACTATCCTTGCAAGCAAAGAAAAGAACTTTCAGAATTGAGGTGAACAAGTTCTTGAAAAGGATATGGACTCCAATCTCAACGATTACCTAACAATAACAAAATCAAAGGACTGTCCAAAATATTCATCAGCATAGAAAACTGCTGATGATTTTTTTGAATAGGAAGTATGAAAAGTATTTAGTTGATTATGGATATATTAAAGTGTTCTGATCTCTGAATGATGGATGCAGTTATAGTGAAACAGTATTCAATTAAGGAAATGCGAAGCCCCCTACAAGTTAAAGAAAGCGTTGGAGTGCCGCTTATTGCCATATAGAGGGTTGACTTAAGACCTCGAGGGCTGGACGTGGCTGTTTCAGACAATAATGATCCACAGACAGTTAAATTTATAATTTCCTATACAACCAAGAAAAACCGAACGAGTTCGAATGGGTAGAATCGAATCATCGTTCGGTCTTTACTTTGTCAATTATGGTTTTGTCTCTGTCACACTATCCTATTCCTTATTCAACGCTAAGAATTTCAACTTCCATATCCCCGCCCGGTGTCGGCACGGTCACCTTTTCGCCTATTTCACGTCCTATCAGTGATTTTGCGATTGGTGAATCGTTCGAAATTTTCCCTTCGAACGGATCCGCTTCCGCACTACCGACAATTTGATAACTTTCTTCGTCACCGTCAGGAAGTTCTTTAAACGTAACTGATTTCCCTAAATTCACCACGTTTGGATTATCATTATCATTTTCGATGATGACTGCATTCCGAATCATGTTTTCCACCGTAGCGATACGGGATTCTACGAAAGCCTGCTCATCCTTGGCAGCATCATATTCAGAGTTCTCGGAAAGATCGCCGAACCCTCTGGCTATTTTTATTCTTTCTACAACTTCTTGTCTTTTTTCCGTTTTAAGGTATTCCAGTTCATCTTCTAATTTCTGCTTACCCTCATTGGTCATGTAAAAACTTTTTTCTGCAGCCATTTGACACACTCCTTTGATTCCAACAATAATATCATATTCCCGATTATTCCAGGTCTTCTTTTAGTATATATAGTTTATCTAGTATACAACAAAAACATGATAAATTAAATCGGTGAAGTTTTGCATTGCTGGTCACCAGATTGGTAATCGGGGCGGGAAAAGAACCTTGTCCTTGTATAAAAATGAGCAGCACAATTGTGCGCTCAAGTTCATGTTCCCGTTTTCAGTTTTGACTATATCCAATACTATGGCAGATTTTATCTAATTTTTCAATAGTTTTTACTTAAAGGCGGAAAAATTTACCGGTTCAGAATGGTTTGTATTTTAGTTGCCATCAAATCAATGGCTACATGGTTTTGTCCACCCTCAGGGATAATGATATCCGCATATCGTTTTGTCGGTTCGACAAACTGCAGATGCATGGGCCGGACTACATTGATGTATTGATCAATAACAGAATCGATCGTACGCCCACGTTCCTTGATATCCCGAAGCAGCCGTCTGATAATCCGTACATCTGCATCCGTATCAACAAACACTTTGATGTCCATTAAATCAAGCAGGCGTTGATCTTCCAGAATCAAAATCCCTTCTAAAATAATGACATCTTTAGGTTCGACACGCACCACTTCCTCCGAACGGGTGTGACGAGTATAGTCGTAAACAGGTTTGTTGACAGGTTTTTGTGCCAACAGTGTTTTTACATGTTCTATCAATAAATCATTATCAAAGGCCAATGGATGATCATAATTGGTACTCAAGCGTTCTTCATATGGAAGGTGACCTTGATCTTTATAATAATAATCCTGTTCTATGACTAAAATGGTCTTATCTGTAAACCGCTGGCTGATTGACCTGGTTACAGAGGTTTTTCCAGATCCGCTGCCCCCGGCAACGCCAATAACTACGGGTTTGTTGGACATACTACCTAGCTCTCCTTTTTCCTTTCATCTTCTAACACTGACAGCGATCCCGTCACCAACCGGAATAATGGTCGTATAAAAGTCGGGGTGGTGAACAAGCCATTCATTATAACTGCGCACTTTTCCTGCAAGTTTGTTAAGCCTGTCTTTTCGATCGGATTCAGCAGCCACCAATCCTCTGAACAGGACATTATCGGAAACGATGACCGCATCCTGGTTCAACTGCTTGGTATAGGTTTCGAAAAAACGTTGATACTGACCTTTGGCTGCGTCAATAAACAACATATCATAGAGTCCATAATTGTTTACCTGCCCTGCTACTTCCAATGCATCTCCCAATATTACCTGGATTTGGTTTTGTTTATCCTGAGCTTTGATATTATTTATCGCTTCCTGATAGCGCTGTTCATCTCTTTCAATTGTCAGAATCTGTGCAGCAGGATAAGCTTCCAGCATTCTGAGTGCAGAATAACCGATAGCCGTCCCGATTTCGAGGATTTTTGCAGGCTTATGAATGCGGATCAATTGCATCAAAAAATGGATGCCTAGCGGTTCCATTATCGGTATGCGATGCTCTTGCGCATATGCTTCAAGTTCTGCAGCCCATTTTGGTACGGCTGGGACAGTCCTCGTTAAGTATTGTTCTAACTGATCGTCCACTTTTGCAACCTCCGTCAATTTCTTATGTCAAAAGTCCGCTTGTTTTTACAAGTGGATTGTTCTTACTTGGGCTTTACAAGACCTTTGAACAATTTTTACAACCATATTATTTTAACACAAAAAAAGCAGGGAATGCGAATTTTTCCTTCACTCCCCTGCTGCATCCCTGTGTAAATATTTTTGCGTTAACTGCTGATGTTCTTCAAATGTTTCCGAGTAATAAATTGTCCCGTCTTCTGCCGCCACAAAATACATATAGCTAGTGTCCTCTGGATTGAGAACGGACTGTAAGGAATTCTCTCCGAAGTTTGAAATTGGTCCTACCGGGAGTCCGGATACTTGATAGGTATTATAAGGCGACTCAACCTCAAGATCTTCGAACAACACCCTTGATTTATGCTCGCCCAAGGCATAAAGCACAGTCGGATCGGTCTGAAGTCTCATATCTTCAGCCATCCGGTTGAAAAACACTCCGGCTATCATCTTTCGATCTTTTTCTGTTCGCGCCTCTTTTTCAACCAGAGATGCCATTGTCAGTGCTTCGTGAACCGATTCTATCGTGTCATTCGCCGAAATGGAATCCAAATATGGCGTCAAAACATTTTCTGTCTTTCGCAGCATTTTGTCGATAATCTTTTCCGGTGTAGGATTTTCTACATAATAATCATAGGTAGCGGCAAATAAGTAGCCTTCCAGTGGATGCCTGATTTCCGGATCCAATATCTCCTCCGATAATATCATTGGATGCTGAGCTATCAGATTTTCTAAGTATTCGACGTCTTCTGTTTTGGCAATAAATGCTTCCGGATCAATGCCTGCTTTTTCAGCATAAATAGAGGCTATTTCTTCAATTGTTTTTCCTTCCGGAATGGTGATTGTCAGAATAGGATCCTTGACCAGTGTACCCGTCTGCAATGACTCCACAATCTGGTCAAAGCTCATCGACGGCGAGAACTCATACTCTCCCGCTTGAAACTCTGCCACATTATTGAATTTAATATAAAAACGGAATACAAGGCTGTTGCTTATAATGCCATTTTCTTCTAAAATTCCAGCAATTTGGGAAGTAGAAGAACCTAAAGGTATTTCTACATCTGTGGTCGTGTCATCATCCGGATCTACTGGTTCCATGGCAGACTTGACGTATAAATATCCGGCAATGGAGCCGATTATCATGATCAATAGTAAACAGGACAGGATAACAGCGACGATTTTCCTGACAGTGCTTGCTTCTTCTATTCGCTGTTTCCAACTTACGGAAAACTTTGTCTCTTTATCAGAAGTAGACATACGAAACCCCCTTCACCGGATTTATTATACTACAAACATCGACAACATTTCTAATTATTATGTAATTTACTCAAGTTTTCCGGTTAAACCCCGCCATCCCGTTAAAGCATAAAAAGCCTGACCCAGTGTATATTACCACAAAGGGGGTAGGCGCTGGAGCTGGACGTGGCTGGTTCAGCCAATAATGATCCACAGACAGTTAATTTTATCATTTCCTATACAATCACAATCAAAAAAAGCCTATTACCGGCAAAGACCGATAATAAGCTTTTCATTCATCATAAAAACATCATAAAAAGAAATTTATTCAGTTTCTTCATCCGTCAGGGTATTAAGCATTTCCTCGACCATTTCCCATTCTTCCTCTGATTCAATTTGAAACAATGACAAGTCATCTTCATCCTGAGACTTTTCCTCATAGCGGAAGGCAAATACCTCGACTTCATCATCGTCTTTCTGTTCAGCGGGAACGACAGCAATATACGAGTTGCCTGTCTGGTCTACATCAAAAGTGAACAGCACTTCAAATAAATGCTCTTCTCCATTCTCGTCTGGAATGATGATTCTTTCTTTTTCTTCTAATGCCATTTCTGCACCTCCGTAAGTTATTCGTTCATTTGTTTGCGTCCAGGTAACCTTGCAAAATCATGACCGCAGCCATTTTATCAATTACCTTTTTACGTTTTTTTCGGCTCATATCGGCTTCTAAGAGAACCCGCTCCGCAGCCATGGTAGTCAACCTTTCATCCCATAAAACCGTCCGGAGTGAAAAACGATCCTCGAGGTATTTGGCAAATGCTTGAGAAGCTTCGCCCCGTTCCCCGATTGTTCCGTTCATATTTTTAGGCAAGCCGACTACTGC
Encoded proteins:
- a CDS encoding Na+/H+ antiporter subunit D, translated to MSNLAVLPIIIPLVSGILLAFFHTKTPFVRHAAKLLSVMSTGVAAYVFYYVLQNGTVTLETGGWEAPYGIVLVADLLAVTLVLTTNVIGLACVFYAPYSLTEQKERYYFYTFFFLLITGVSGAFLTGDLFNLFVFFEVLLMASYALITLGGEKVQLRESIKYVLVNLFSSIVFVTTVAFLYSVLGTVNMAQMAERVQEVEQQGILTTIGILLFFVFATKAALFPLYYWLPKPYTVPNPVVSAMFAALLTKVGVYSIIRMFTLVFIHDTTVTHELFIWIAGFTLVFGAIGALSTNNIKLIIAYNIIPAVGFMVMGIGIYNKTALSGSVYYMISDMIIKAALFLLAGAVAHIVGTSDLRKMKGLIHQLPLLGWLLFISAFVLAGVPPFSGFIGKLMIMQGGFADGEVAIVIIGLLSSLLILYSIMKIFVRGFWGEKDENITIDRKTANALTWPVAFLVFFTVLLGIGAEMFYPVVDEISNQLMNPEIYIDSVFKE
- a CDS encoding Na+/H+ antiporter subunit A, translating into MLFAVLLPLILTLLIPFLSKFKDKIHTGIFVFFIPLGIFIFFVRFIGEGFSPKLESYPWIPSMGISLDFYLDGLSLLFVLLISGIGALVTLYSIFYLHKSEKLAHFYVYLLLFMTAMLGVVLSDNVYVLYTFWELTSISSFLLIGYWNHREGSRYGAMKSMLITVFGGLSMLGAFMLLHVTTGVTSVQQMIGSVDMILSSDYLPLILTLLLLGAFTKSAQFPFHIWLPDAMEAPTPVSAYLHSATMVKAGIFLVARFSPIFHGYEWFFIIVSGIGIITLCWASYMAVRQTDLKGILAFSTVSQLGMIMAMLGFGTEAAVFAAVFHILNHATFKGSLFMIAGIIDHESGSRDIRKLGGLMTLMPISATLALFASLSMAGVPLPFLNGFYSKELFFENSLHIGDTTLLIASIMKQAIPYLAVFGSIFTFVYSMYFLFGTFTGKQKLEQLPKKPHEAPIGMLIAPAILVFGVIFIGLFPNLFNETFLAHAAEAISGVETHEHIVYWHGLKTAFYMSLIVVAFGTILYLFREKWWNIYKSIPGNLSFNRVYNGTLKGLDVYTAKLTKGYMNGSLRRYTALIISTIFVVTGLVMAGTNGFTFKTDDLAPITLPEILVGIMVIAGAVGTILAKNNVAAIIILGVSGYGQALLFVFYRAPDLALTQLVIETITVALLLLCFHHLPQLSRRTERAGFRLTNAVIAVGFGTLMTLIGISAHSSKWFAAISDYFLETSHDLGGGDNVVNVILVDMRGLDTLFEITVLGIAAFSIYSLIKLRSKEGK
- a CDS encoding Na(+)/H(+) antiporter subunit C is translated as MEIIMSVVAGILFAAGIYNLLQKQLLRIVIGTVILSNGAHLFILTMGKLKRGAPPVLEYGISDYADPLPQALILTSIVISFGLTSLLLVLSYRAAQENNTDNMEKLRGNHDE
- a CDS encoding YrhC family protein; translation: MKQQEAKLIEERIEDFGRFLVTLLMLSAFFYLGMIINYYLEPMDNGGLLPAILVLTVVAAGWIAVLLKKWQRELNSLTE
- a CDS encoding monovalent cation/H+ antiporter complex subunit F; translation: MIRAIKGPTNPDRAVALDAIGINLMALVGLIAILLVTTKLNDIVLLIGILLFIGTIALAKFIEKGVIIDRDER
- a CDS encoding Na+/H+ antiporter subunit E; its protein translation is MPFQILLNILIAVMWMFMSESYTFSTFFGGYLIGILLLLVLQRFIPDAFYMQRVVKVLKLMLLFTKELILSNLQIVKLVYKPKLDITPGIFALPTELKSDWEITLLANLISLTPGTLSIAVSDDNSLIYIHAMHIDDTQESIQEIKDSFEKAIMEVTR
- the sigK gene encoding RNA polymerase sporulation sigma factor SigK, with product MSGILSALAYLIKETLFFVSYVKNHAFPQPLSAKEEALYIEKMQEGDQHARDMLIEHNLRLVAHIVKKFENTGEDTEDLISIGTIGLIKGIESFSVGKGTKLATYAARCIENEILMHLRALKKTKKDVSLHDPIGQDKEGNEISLIDILEAENEDLIEYIQLNMEVEKIKEYLGILDEREKEVVINRYGLNNTKELTQREIAKKLKISRSYVSRIEKRALMKVFHEYYRKERGT
- the mnhG gene encoding monovalent cation/H(+) antiporter subunit G, with amino-acid sequence MTGTSVDIFMDILISICLLVGTFFIFSTSIGLLRFPDVYTRMHAATKASTLGIAGIMIGAFLFLYVEHGIFSGKLILGLLFVLLTVPVSGHMISRAAHRSGVKPWGDKVRDDYTEAIRAKENPDHMK